GCAATAACAATGACGACAGCACGATTATCATTGATGGTTCAGCAGCGTCATTTGAGGAACTACAGGCGGAGATTACCCAAGCCTCTTCGGGCGATACGATCACTGTGACGCAAGACTTATTCACTACAGACTCTGTGAGTATCGTCATTGACAAGTCACTTACCATTAAAGGAAGCCCCTCTGGCTACTCTTCACAGGATAAAGCCATTATCTCAGGTAATGTCTGTTTTGATATTCCAGACTCTGCAGACGGGCACTCAGGGATCACCTTATCCGACTTACATTTTGAAGATATCGAAATGATGAAGAGAGACGATAATCAATCATGTGGTAGTGAGAGCGCCTCTCGTTCCATCATCAACGTTGGGAAAGTGGGGACTAATGATACCTATGTGACACTCGACAATCTGAGTTTCGATGGCGCTGGCTTTGATGAACTGACAGCCAGTCCAACCGCTTGGATATACTCTCGTGGATTAGTCAGAGTCATCAATAGCACTTTTGCAAACAAGCAAACGACCAATAGTGCCAACAGCATCATTTATCTTAACTGTGGCAGCATTAGGGCTAACGGATCTATCTTCGATAGCAATACCTTTTCTTTAGATACCCCCTCTTCTGATGTTGCTGGCATTTGGGTTGGCCAGTTTGATGGAAAAACATGCCAAGCGACTGTTACCAATAATGAATTTAATGACTTCAACCTCAATACGACGTCTAGTGAAGGTGAACTCGCCGCCATTATTGATGGGAGTAGCGATGAGACAGTCATAAGCGGTAATCAATTTAACCCATCCAACACAGTACCCGATGAGCCCGAAGATGGAGAAATAGTTGCTCCTTATACTCTCGATTCCTTCAAAGCTATTATTAACGCATCCAAGCTACAGCGCTGGGACCCAACGCTAGAAGAAGGCGACAAACTAGATATCAGTAATCAAACTATCGCTAACGAAGATTACTTTGACGATTACTTTTATGCCTACCCAGCGTCAAACCAGCTGGTATTCAAAATGAGTGGTTATAAGAATCGCTCAGAGTTGCGTGTTGAAGAGAACTTTGACACCAGTGAATTTGGTATAACTCGCACGCTGAACGCAAGCTTTAAGCCGGTTGGTATCCAAGAGGCGATCGCGAACAGTGTAAACGGTGACGAAGTCACGTTTTTACAGATACACAACAAAGGAGAAGATGAAACTGGCAATGGATATATTCCTCACCCTCTGCTGCGTGTTGTGTACGAAGAAATTCGCAACGGCTTAACTGGACACTACTGGGCCGTCATCAAAGCTAATGCTGTTGATTGCAGCAGTGATAGCCCTTACGCAAATTCCGAAGCATGTGACAGCAGTAATGCTTACACTCGTTTTGATTTAGGTGAGGCCGATCTTGACAGCTTTACCGATATGGATCTTGCTGTCAGTGAAAGTCAGCTGACTATCTCGGTTAACGGGTTCGAAAAGGTCAATCTCGATATCAGTTATTGGGCGCACCTGCTTAGCTACTTCAAAGCTGGTGTCTACAACCAATACGATGACGGCGATGACATCAATGATTGGTCAGAAGTCCGCTTCACGGCACTCACCGTCTCTGAAACAGAAACAACACCAGCGACAGGTTGGGATATTGACCAATGGAAGATAACGATACCTGCCAGCAAAGATGATTGGTATGGCTCTGGAGGAACGTCAGCAGCTGAATTGGTTCCCGTACATTGTAACGATAGTTCAAAGCAGGTGCTCAATGACAATAGCGACATTGTGTATAGCCAATACGACAGTGGCGAGATTTCCTTCTTCAACGTTTCACAAGAGCGCATGCACTTTAGAGTCGATATGGGCTATGGTACATCCACCAGCAACTCTAGCTATATTCGTTCTGAGTTGAGAGAGCTATTCAACGCCGAAAACCTTGGCACATGTAGCACCAGTAACCAAGACCAGATGACCAGTTGGTTTATCGATGACTCTGCAACA
This genomic interval from Vibrio agarivorans contains the following:
- a CDS encoding polysaccharide lyase family 7 protein, with the protein product MIDGSSDETVISGNQFNPSNTVPDEPEDGEIVAPYTLDSFKAIINASKLQRWDPTLEEGDKLDISNQTIANEDYFDDYFYAYPASNQLVFKMSGYKNRSELRVEENFDTSEFGITRTLNASFKPVGIQEAIANSVNGDEVTFLQIHNKGEDETGNGYIPHPLLRVVYEEIRNGLTGHYWAVIKANAVDCSSDSPYANSEACDSSNAYTRFDLGEADLDSFTDMDLAVSESQLTISVNGFEKVNLDISYWAHLLSYFKAGVYNQYDDGDDINDWSEVRFTALTVSETETTPATGWDIDQWKITIPASKDDWYGSGGTSAAELVPVHCNDSSKQVLNDNSDIVYSQYDSGEISFFNVSQERMHFRVDMGYGTSTSNSSYIRSELRELFNAENLGTCSTSNQDQMTSWFIDDSATGTKEHKLTSVLRIEDYPMISGQDPKVVVGQVHGWEISQALIKVLWEGENKPVRVIMNQDFFSDNEKCDSSNPVNNCDNWSFSIELGTYAANVDWQYEILVDEEGIYLATLDSLAGESSREDITIHWGEVFTDKNGDSVTMTESWKDEAYYFKAGIYPQFKPDSDYIGERFDVSFSTINIDHQ